In one window of Arachis ipaensis cultivar K30076 chromosome B06, Araip1.1, whole genome shotgun sequence DNA:
- the LOC107605241 gene encoding bidirectional sugar transporter SWEET3: protein MAESFRMAVAVIGNVASVALYAAPTVTFKRVIRKKSTEEFSCIPYVVALLNCLLFTWYGLPVVSYKWENFPLVTVNGVGIAFELSYVLIYFFFASPKGKVKVAMTTIPVLIVFCAIAMASAFAFPGDHGHRKLLVGSVGLGVSVAMYGSPLVVMKKVIQTKSVEFMPLPLSLCSFLASSLWLTYGILIRDIFVAGPSVVGTPLGILQLVLHCRYWKRKDNVEQQKGDTIEKLDLEKGTLANNYNGDLVGKGNLENNNNVTNHSNCNSS, encoded by the exons ATGGCAGAGAGCTTTCGTATGGCCGTTGCTGTTATTG GGAATGTTGCTTCAGTGGCCCTTTATGCTGCACCAAC GGTGACATTTAAGAGAGTGATAAGGAAGAAAAGCACAGAGGAGTTTTCATGCATACCGTACGTAGTGGCACTGCTGAATTGTTTGTTATTCACATGGTATGGATTGCCAGTGGTGAGTTACAAATGGGAAAACTTTCCTCTCGTCACTGTTAATGGAGTTGGGATTGCTTTTGAGCTCTCCTATGTTCTCATTTATTTCTTCTTTGCTTCCCCAAAAGGAAAG GTGAAGGTAGCCATGACAACAATACCAGTTCTTATAGTGTTCTGCGCCATCGCAATGGCATCGGCTTTCGCCTTCCCCGGTGACCATGGTCACCGGAAGCTACTTGTTGGCAGCGTAGGCCTCGGAGTTTCTGTAGCAATGTATGGATCTCCTTTGGTCGTAATG aAGAAAGTGATACAAACAAAGAGCGTGGAATTCATGCCACTACCTTTATCTTTGTGCTCATTCTTGGCGAGTTCACTGTGGCTAACATATGGAATCCTCATTCGGGATATATTCGTTGCG GGACCAAGTGTGGTTGGAACACCCTTAGGCATTCTCCAACTTGTTCTCCACTGCAGATACTGGAAAAGGAAAGACAATGTGGAACAGCAAAAAGGGGACACAATAGAAAAGTTGGACTTAGAAAAGGGTACTCTTGCAAATAATTATAATGGGGATTTAGTAGGAAAGGGAAATttggaaaataataataatgtgacAAACCATAGCAACTGCAATTCTTCATGA
- the LOC107605243 gene encoding ATP-dependent zinc metalloprotease FTSH 11, chloroplastic/mitochondrial, whose protein sequence is MATLQASLLSKPSLPFPFSSSYPSLRRNTILSFHSLTSSHPHLSRLRSRVPCTFRPDNSITSSSEPQPKPQPQSQLTNSEPDSAEPDAVDTGEVPNSNSTEEKIAVSDWNESSLELSSESVVSGSDSEGKSANLKKKKDEEGGGVGSRLPFLVFLLGIWVKVREAVRRAFSEFFDWWPFWRQEKRLAKLIAEAEANPQDAEKQSALFVELNKHSPESVIKRFEQRDCAVDSRGVAEYLRALVMTNAITEYLPDEEIGKPSSLPTLLQELKQRASGNVDETFLSPGISEKQPLHVIMVDPKTSNKSRFAQELISTILFTVAVGLVWFMGAAALQKYIGSLGGIGTSGVGSSSSYAPKELNKEVTPEKNVKTFKDVKGCDDAKQELEEVVEYLKNPTKFTRLGGKLPKGILLTGAPGTGKTLLAKAIAGEAGVPFFYRAGSEFEEMFVGVGARRVRSLFQAAKKKAPCIIFIDEIDAVGSTRKQWEGHTKKTLHQLLVEMDGFEQNEGIILMAATNLPDILDPALTRPGRFDRHIVVPNPDVRGRQEILELYLQDKPLADDVDVKAIARGTPGFNGADLANLVNIAAIKAAVEGAEKLTAGQLEFAKDRIIMGTERKTMFISDESKKLTAYHESGHAIVALNTDGAHPIHKATIMPRGSALGMVTQLPSSDETSISKKQLLARLDVCMGGRVAEELIFGHDYVTTGASSDLHTATELAQYMVSNCGMSDAIGPIHIKERPSSEMQSRIDAEVVRLLREAYDRVKALLRKHEKALHALANALLEYETLTSEEIRRILLPYQEGRLSEQQEQEAAEGDLVLV, encoded by the exons ATGGCCACGCTTCAAGCTTCTCTTCTCTCTAAACCTTCCCTCCCATTCCCATTCTCATCTTCATACCCTTCACTTCGCCGCAACACAATTCTCTCTTTCCACTCCCTCACCTCATCCCATCCCCACCTCTCGCGCCTCCGCTCCCGTGTCCCCTGCACATTCCGCCCCGACAACAGCATTACCTCCTCTTCCGAACCCCAACCCAAACCCCAACCTCAATCCCAATTAACTAACTCCGAACCAGATTCCGCCGAACCTGATGCCGTTGACACCGGCGAGgttccaaattcaaattcaacgGAGGAAAAGATTGCAGTTTCGGATTGGAATGAGTCAAGTTTGGAACTTAGTTCCGAGAGTGTAGTGTCTGGCAGCGACAGTGAGGGGAAGAGTGCGAatctgaagaagaagaaagatgagGAGGGTGGTGGTGTTGGTTCCAGGTTGCCATTTTTGGTGTTTCTTCTTGGAATTTGGGTGAAAGTGAGAGAAGCGGTGAGAAGGGCATTTTCGGAATTTTTTGATTGGTGGCCGTTTTGGCGTCAGGAGAAGCGGCTGGCGAAGTTGATCGCCGAGGCCGAGGCAAACCCGCAGGATGCCGAGAAGCAGAGTGCTCTGTTTGTTGAGCTCAACAAGCACAG TCCTGAGTCTGTCATCAAGCGATTCGAACAAAGGGATTGTGCTGTAGACAGTAGAGGAGTCGCAGAGTATCTTCGAGCTCTTGTAATGACTAATGCTATCACCGAATATCTTCCAGATGAGGAAATTGGAAAGCCTTCTAGTCTTCCTACTCTG TTGCAAGAGTTAAAGCAGCGTGCATCAGGCAATGTAGATGAGACTTTTCTTAGCCCTGGAATATCTGAGAAGCAGCCATTACATGTGATAATG gttgatccAAAAACTTCAAACAAATCACGTTTTGCTCAAGAGCTCATTTCGACTATTTTGTTTACTGTTGCAGTGGGATTGGTCTG GTTTATGGGTGCTGCTGCACTTCAAAAATACATAGGAAGCTTGGGTGGCATTGGAACATCAGGTGTTGGGTCAAGTTCTTCCTATGCCCCAAAGGAGCTAAACAAAGAAGTTACGCCTGAAAAG AATGTCAAGACATTCAAGGATGTGAAAGGTTGTGATGATGCAAAGCAAGAACTTGAGGAGGTTGTGGAGTACTTAAAAAATCCCACCAAGTTTACACGCCTTGGAGGAAAGCTGCCTAAG GGTATTCTCTTGACAGGGGCACCAGGAACCGGAAAAACTCTTCTTGCCAAG GCTATAGCTGGAGAAGCCGGTGTGCCGTTTTTCTATCGGGCAGGGTCTGAATTTGAGGAGAT GTTTGTTGGAGTTGGTGCTCGACGTGTAAGATCTTTGTTTCAAGCAGCTAAGAAAAAG GCTCCTTGTATCATTTTCATTGATGAAATTGATGCTGTTGGATCAACAAGGAAACAGTGGGAGGGTCATACTAAGAAGACATTGCATCAGTTACTTGTTGAAATGGATGGGTTTGAGCAGAATGAG GGAATAATATTAATGGCAGCAACAAACTTGCCTGATATTCTTGATCCAGCTTTAACAAGACCCGGTAGATTTGATCGCCAT ATTGTTGTACCAAACCCAGATGTACGTGGTCGGCAAGAAATATTGGAGCTCTACCTACAAGATAAACCTCTGGCTGATGATGTAGATGTTAAAGCGATAGCCCGTGGTACCCCAGGATTCAATGGGGCAG ATCTTGCAAACCTGGTAAACATTGCTGCCATTAAAGCTGCGGTTGAAGGTGCAGAGAAACTAACAGCTGGACAATTGGAATTTGCAAAAGACAGAATAATCATGGGTACAGAGAGGAAAACAATGTTTATATCAGATGAATCTAAAAAG CTCACTGCTTATCATGAGAGTGGCCATGCAATCGTCGCCCTTAACACTGATGGTGCACATCCTATCCACAAGGCAACAATCATGCCCCGCGGCTCTGCTTTAGGGATGGTTACGCAGCTTCCATCAAGTGATGAGACATCAATTAGCAAGAAACAGTTGTTAGCTCGCCTTGATGTATGTATGGGAGGAAGAGTTGCAGAAGAGCTTATATTTGGTCATGATTATGtcacaactggagcaagtagtgaTCTTCACACAGCTACTGAACTTGCCCAGTATATG GTTTCAAATTGTGGGATGAGTGATGCAATTGGACCAATTCATATAAAAGAGCGGCCAAGTTCTGAAATGCAGTCGCGTATAGATGCAGAG GTTGTAAGACTTCTTAGAGAAGCATATGATCGTGTGAAAGCCCTTTTGCGGAAG CATGAGAAGGCATTGCATGCGCTGGCAAATGCATTACTCGAGTACGAGACACTGACTTCAGAAGAAATCCGGCGAATACTTCTACCATACCAGGAAGGAAGACTATCAGAACAACAGGAACAAGAAGCAGCAGAGGGGGACCTTGTACTGGTGTAA
- the LOC107605242 gene encoding endoplasmic reticulum oxidoreductin-2, translating to MVKKEIEKKKKKDSGLRWVCVAVALVGVFVAVTMSSKTSSRIPLFSACPCSPGEPKYSGMVEDCCCDYETVNRLNEGVLHPSLQELVKTPFFRYFKVKLWCDCPFWPDDGMCRLRDCSVCECPENEFPESFKKPGRLSLNDLVCQEGKPEAAVDRTLDSKAFRGWTEIDNPWTNDDETDNDEMTYVNLQLNPERYTGYTGPSARRIWDAVYSENCPKYPSEELCQEEKILYKLISGLHSSISVHIAADYLLDEAMNLWGQNLSLLYDRVHKYPDRVRNLYFTFLFVLRAVTKAADYLEQAEYDTGNPIEDLKTQSLIKQLLYNPELQAACPVPFDEAKLWKGQRGPELKQKIQHQFRNISALMDCVGCEKCRLWGKLQVLGLGTALKILFSDDGQENLGRTLQLQRNEVIALMNLLNRLSESVKIANEMGPAAERIVEGSPTLISSLKKVWSQLLKS from the exons ATGGTGAAGaaggaaattgagaagaagaagaagaaggatagcGGTTTGCGATGGGTTTGTGTGGCGGTTGCTCTTGTCGGCGTCTTTGTTGCCGTGACCATGTCTTCCAAAACTTCTTCAAGAATTCCTCTCTTCAGTGCATGTCCCTGTTCCCCG GGTGAACCAAAGTATAGTGGCATGGTGGAGGATTGTTGTTGTGACTATGAAACTGTGAATCGTCTTAATGAGGGAGTGTTACACCCATCCCTTCAAGAGCTTGTGAAAACTCCATTTTTTCGATATTTTAAG GTCAAGTTATGGTGTGACTGTCCATTTTGGCCCGATGATGGCATGTGTAGGTTGCGAGATTGTAGTGTTTGTGAATGTCCGGAAAATGAGTTCCCCGAGTCATTCAAGAAGCCTGGTCGCCTTTCACTAAATGACCTTGTTTGTCAAGAAGGAAAACCTGAGGCAGCTGTTGACCGTACATTAGATAGTAAAGCTTTCAGAGGATGGACAGAAATAGACAATCCCTGGACAAATGATGATGAGACCGACAATG ATGAGATGACATATGTGAATCTCCAATTGAATCCCGAAAGGTACACTGGTTACACTGGTCCATCTGCAAGAAGGATATGGGATGCTGTCTACTCTGAAAACTGCCCCAAAT ATCCATCTGAAGAATTATGCCAGGAGGAAAAgattttgtataaattgatatCAGGCCTTCACTCCTCCATTTCAGTACACATAGCTGCTGATTATCTACTTGATGAAGCTATGAATTTG TGGGGCCAAAATCTTAGCTTGTTGTATGACCGAGTCCATAAATACCCTGATCGGGTCAGAAATCTGTACTTCACATTTCTCTTTGTCCTTCGAGCAGTAACAAAA GCTGCAGATTATCTGGAACAGGCCGAGTATGATACTGGTAACCCTATTGAGGATCTTAAGACACAATCCTTGATAAAACAGCTACTTTACAACCCTGAACTTCAAGCTGCATGTCCAGTTCCTTTTGATGAAGCTAAGCTGTGGAAAGGCCAACGTGGACCTGAGTTAAAACAGAAAATTCAACATCAATTCAGAAACATCAG TGCACTGATGGATTGTGTAGGATGCGAGAAGTGTCGATTATGGGGAAAGCTTCAGGTTCTCGGTCTTGGGACTGCATTAAAGATTCTCTTCTCGGACGATGGTCAAGAAAACCTAGGTCGAACA CTACAGTTGCAAAGGAATGAAGTGATTGCATTGATGAATCTTCTTAACCGACTTTCAGAATCTGTGAAAATTGCCAATGAAATGGGACCTGCAGCTGAAAGAATCGTGGAAGGATCTCCAACATTGATTAGCTCATTGAAAAAAGTTTGGTCCCAACTGCTTAAATCATAG